The Dromaius novaehollandiae isolate bDroNov1 chromosome 19, bDroNov1.hap1, whole genome shotgun sequence genome contains the following window.
CCGAGGGAGGCCGAGTGAGTCTTGACGGCCGTGCCAAGGGACGGCGTGAAGTGGGATGCGCGAGGGGCGTGCGGTCGTGCTGGCTCCAGGGCCTGCGGGGTGTTGGGAAGGGGTTATTCCTGGGAAGCGCCCTTCATTCGGAGGGGCAGTTCTTGGGAAATGCCCTGCCCTTGGCCAGGTTGCTCCTTTCCCTCGGAGGACAGTTCCTGGGAAGTGCCCTTCCCTTGGAGGGACAATGCCTGGAAAATGCTCTTTCCTCGGAGGGGGAATTTCTAGGAAAGCGCTTTTCCGGAGAGGCAATTTCTGGGAAAAACTCTTCACTGAAAGGCCAAGAGCGGGGAGGGTGATGGCAGGACTGGGGACTGGGATGTTGTGATGCCTTCTGCTCCAGGAGGTGCCTCTCCATCCTGCACTCATCCCGTCACAGAGGCAACCTGGGATCCCTGCAGCTGCAGGTGCGGCTGCGGGACGAGacagtgctgccctccagctgctaCCAGCCCCTGGTCCAGCTGCTGTGCCAGGAGGTGAAGTCGGGGCCCCAGGTGAGCGTTGCCGCTGGCTGAGCACGCCCCGCGTGTCCCGGGCACGTCAGCTCCTCGCTGGACGGTTATTCACTAAGGTGGGGGCATCTGCTTCCCTAGTGCCATCTTACCTTCATCCTGTCCCCACCAGGACGGCAAAGTGCACCTGATCACCCTCCTCGATGAAACCACCACGGCCGAGTGCCGGCAGGAGGTGGCCGTCAACCTGGTCAAGCTCTTCCTGGGCCAGGGGCTGGTCAAGGAGTTCCTGGACCTGCTCTTCAAGCTGGAGCTGGCGAAGCCGTGTAAGGCTGGGAGCCGGGGCTGGTGCGGGATCGCTGCGGGGTGGGTGACACATGTCCGTTGCCGTCCCCAGTGCGGCACCGTCCATCTCACGTTTTGCAGGTGAGCCCAACACTCTCTTCCGGAGCAACTCCCTGGCCTCCAAGTCAATGGAGTCCTTCCTCAAGGTGCCATGCGCTGCCTCCGGCACGGGAACGTGCTCTGCCCTTCCCGCTGCCCTGCCAGGCTGCACTCTGCCCGCAGTGGGACTCTGCCGGGGACTTTGGGCCAAAGCCCCAGTACTTTGAGGTCGTCCCAGCTccgtgctgtccctgctggggccaGCGTCCCTGGGAGGGGGCTGGCTCTGGGCAGGAGGGATGCCCACAGGGATCCCCGTCCCTGGCCTGCAGGGGTGCTTGTTGCTGGGGAGGGATGTGCCAGGAGGTGGCTGGAGGCACCACGTGAAGAAAGGGTCGAAGAAACGCTGGGCGGCTCTTagtggggggatttggggtgtcCGTAGTGGGTGCTGCCAGCAGAGCGGCAGCGGCGTGTCCCCAGCACCATCCCCTGCGCTGTCCCTCGCCAGGTGGCCGGGATGCAGTACCTGCACGCCGTCCTCGGGCCCACCATCAACCGGCTGTTTGAGGAGAAGAAGTACGTGGAGCTGGACCCCAGCAAGGTGGAGATTAAAGATGTCGGGTaaggggcagcgcggggcagtgTGGCGGGACGCAGACCGAGGGGGAAAGGGCGATGGCCCATGGGTgcccctgcccgcggcggggggctgaCGGCGGGCTGTGCCGCCAGGTGCTCGGGGCTGCACCGCGTGCAGACGGAGAGCGAGGTGATCGAGCAGAGCCGCCAGCACCTCCAGTCCTACCTGGGCGAGCTCCTGGCCGCCATCGCCAAGTCGGCCCCGGCCTGCCCTGCCGTCGTCCGCGCCACTTTCCGCCAGCTCTTCCGGCGCGTCGGGGAGCGCTTCCCCGAGCAGCAGCACCAGGTGGGCGCGCGGGAAAGCCCCCGGGGGAGTGACGGACGATTCGGGGCCCTGCTCTCCCTTGGGGGCGGCTGCTCCCTGGGCCGGGAGCCTTGGCCAGGGCTTGGCATGGGCTGTGGCACCCCAGGGTCCCCCCCTCGGCAGGGGGACAGGTGCATCCTGCTGGGGTCGGTGCGTGGGGACAGCAGGGACGTGCATCACCGAACTGCAGCTCCCAGGAGGCCCCGTGGCAGCAACTCAGAATCGcaagattttctgttttcaaattatATGAAAATTGGGGAATTTCCCGTGGACACTGCCAGGGGATGGGGGATTGGAGGCATCACCCAAAATCTTTGATCCTGGCTCCTGGGGAAGATGAAGTTTGTCTTTGCAAGATGAGGCTCTTCTGGCCCTTGTCACTGCAGTTTCACTCCCACCCTAGTTGCAGTTGCATCCCACAGAAATACGGGATTCCCTCTCGTGCCGCGGAACCAGCCACCACGGCCTCCTGAAGGCCCAGGGAAGGACCCCAGGGCATAAATCAACATGTGCCATGCCTGGGGGATGTCAGCCCTCACGTGTCTCATGCCTTCACACGACTCATGCCTTTGTGCACATCTCGTGTGCGTCTTGTGTCCTCATGCGTGTCCCGTGCCCCCGCAGAACGTGAAGTTCATCGCTGTCACCAGCTTCCTCTGCCTCCGCTTCTTCTCACCAGCCATCATGACCCCCAAACTCTTCCACCTCCGGGAGAAACACGCTGACTCCCGCACCAGCCGCACGCTGCTTCTCCTGGCCAAGGTGGGATGGGGATGCCAGCAGGGCCCCTGGTACCTGCTGTGGGTCACCTGGGCCCATCGGGGAAGGTGGGGGCCCCAGTGCTTGTGTCCTCCTGGCCAGGATGCTGCGTGGACCTCCCGGGGTTTGCAGGGTGCCTGGCCACCTCCTCGCGGGGCCAGCTGGCGAGGAAGGGCCAGGGCGCCTGGGCTCCTTTGCAGTGCCCATGGCCCCAACCCTGCTGTCCCTCGTGGCTCCAGGCCGTCCAGATCGTGGGGAACATGGaggcggcggtggggcgggccAAGGAGGCCTggctggccccactgcagcccgtGCTGCAGCGTGGCATCGCCCAGATGAAGGACTTCATCGCTGAGCTGGTGGGCATCGAGGAGAAGGAAGGTGAGGGGGGTGGCCGTGGGGATGGACGCAGCCCCACGGGCCCCCCCTGACAGGCACGGGGCCGTTCCCCGCAGAGCTGGACCTGCAGAACGCCCTCACCCTGCAAACGCTGGTCGTCAAGGAGGGCCCGCTCTTCATCCACAAAACCAGGGGCAAGGGGccgctgctctcctcctcctccaagaaGCTGCACTTCTCCCTCACCAGCGAGGCCCTCAGCTTTGCCAAGACCCCCAGCTCTAAGGTATGGGGGGATGCGTCGTGGTGGGGCTGGCATTGCATGGGGAAAGGTGCTGGCAGAGCCATGGGCCCTGTCTCAGGGACGTGTGCCACCTCGGGGTGCTCGACACAGGCCTCTGCATTGCATGGTGGCTCAAGGCTGGCGACAGAGAGGCGGCAGTGCCCCATAGCTCCCTCTCCCTGTCCTTGCCGGCTCTTGGGTGTCTCCAGGGACTGCTGGGAGGGTGCTGAGCCCCACTTTCTCTTCCATCCCCGGCAGCAGAAGGGCGGCTTCATCGCGCTGTCCAACATCCGGGCGGCCGAGAAGGTGGAGGAGAAGAGCTTCGGCAGCTCCCACGTGATGCAGATCATCTACGTGGACGAGGCGGGGCAGTGGGAGACGGCGTACCTGCAGTGCAAGGTGGGCatgggggggcggggccgccgtgCGCCTGGGCCCCCATCACCGCCCCGTCCCGTCCTGCAGTGCGTCAACGAGCTGAACCAGTGGCTCTCGGCCCTGCGCAAGGCCTGTGCCAACAACCCCGAGATGCTCTGCTCCTACCACCCCGGCGTCTTCAGAGGGGACAAGTGGAGCTGCTGTCACCAGAAGGACAAGACGGGtacggcggggcggcgggaggggacACGGCCGGGTTCCCCGCGGGGGAGCGGCGGGTGCCCAGCGGTGGCGGGTTTGTCCCCTAGGGCTGGGCTGCGACGCCACCCGCCACGGCGTCACCCTGCAGGAGTGGAGCGACCCGCTGGACCCCGACATGGAGGCGCAGCTCATCTTCCGCCACCTCTGCGGCCTGCGGGAGCCCATGAGGTGCAGCGGGACCTGGCGTGGGGGGGGACAgtgggggctgcccagggctcaTGGCTTCGTTCCCCTCGCTTCAGGGACAAGTACCGGGAGCTGGTGGAGACCGAGGACCCCCCCAACGGTCCCCTGAGCCCCCCTGAAGGTAGTGTGGCGGCCATTTCGGGGCCGAGGGAGGCACCCTGGGGCcccgcaccggggggggggggggggcagacgcTGGCATCATGCCCCGGGGAAGTGGCGTTTCGGGGGGCTGCCGGCCTCACCCCCGCTCGTCCCCCCCCAGAGGCGCCGCTGCCCGAGGGGCTGGGCCGGCTCCTGGCGGTGCTGCGGGACCTGGAGGACTGCCACCGCCgtgcccgccccggccccccacccgccccgcgcccgctcctggagctgcagacgtgaggggccccgcgcccggggcgcCCCGTGCCCTCGCcaacgggggggacacggggcggccctgccccacgccgccgccgccgggcaatAAAGGCTCCTTGCACCCTGCGGCCCCTCGTCCTTCATTGCTGCTGGTGGGGCGCTGGGGTGGCGCTGGGGGCTCTGTGGATGATGACATCACTGGTGACATCACCAGTGGCAGCACTAGTGGCCGCGGTGGTTGTGGCAGCGTGGCTGGTGGCACCAGCGGTGACATCactggcggcagcagcagggcagtgccACCCGCACTGATGGGGCCGTGCTGGTGACGTCACTGGTGACGTCACTGGTGACATCGCTGACGGCTCAGCCggcgccgccgtggggcagcgctgtggggGTCCCCATCGCAGCGGGGGCACCGCTGGGGTCCTGATGGCGCTGCTCCGGCGGGCAGCGCTGCGCCGGCATCGCCGGTGGCACCCCGGCCCCGGTGCTGACGTCACCCTTGGTGCTGCCGCCGTCGTcgccggggctgcgcggagccCTCCGGGCCGCGGGAGGCGCTGGCGGCGCCGCCCACCAGGAGGCGGGGCCGCCGGaagcgggagccggcggcgggcggaAGTGACGCGCTGGGCGCCGTGGCAACAGCGGGGCGAACGGCGGCGGCGGGATGAACGCGCCTCCGGCCTTCGAGTCCTTCCTGCTCTTCGAGGGCGAGAAGAagtgagcggcggcggcgagaGGGGGACTCGGGCCacgccggggggggcggctccgCGGAGGGAAGCCCGGgagggggaggcgaaggggaacCCGGGGGCCCGCGGCTTGGCCCGGGCCCGAGCGGCTCCGcgttgcggcggcggcggcttttTGCCGGGGGCGGGGGAACGGAGCGGGACACGCTCCCTGCGGTGGTGGTGACACGTACGCGTCCGTGCGTGTGTGTGTCACAGGATCACCATCAACAAGGACACGAAGGTGCCCAACGCCTGTCTCTTCACCATCAACAAGGAGGACCACACGCTGGGCAACATCATCAAATCGTGAgtgggccgcggcccccggggcgggggggtgtagGACATCGGGGAGGGCAGCCTGAGACGCTCGTGGCGCCCAGTGTGGAAGGGAGCTACCGCAGCCAAGTCGGGGTTGTGGCGGTTTTAGAGGGTGGTCGGAGAAAAGCTGTCTGTGCAGCGGCATTGCTCACTGCTGCTTCCCTTGCAGGCAGTTACTGAAAGACCCGCAGGTGTTATTTGCAGGCTACAAAGTGCCGCACCCGCTGGAACACAAAATCATCATCCGTGTTCAGACCACACCTGACTACAGCCCCCAGGAAGCTTTCACCAATGCCATCACAGATTTGATCAGTGAACTCTCCCTCCTGGAGGAGAGGTTCAGGGTAAGTTTGTTaatttatctgttttttaaagttcACGTGCTTGAAAGTTGAGCAGAAGGGCTAATACATTAGAACTGCTGTGATCTTATGGCAATGAATTTGTCTAAGCCAAACGCAATGTGTGATAACACAAACAGCTCCTGTCAGGGATGGTGAAGGCTGGCTGCTCTTATGGGCATAGCCTCTGGCATACCCTATAGGAGTTATGTGTGTGCTTTGTCTTCCCTAGTTGGCCAGTATTGGCTTTCTCATGGTCTTACTAGTGTGAAAACTAGTTTCTCATTCTTTCaactctcccccgccccccctccccaaactcctACATAGGTCAgcggtttttttgtttgtttgtttgttttttgggggaggtTTTTTTGGACCTTCTTTGGTTAATTCTGCTCTACTGTACAATCTTAATTTTTagctccagatttttttttgagacttAATCTAGCTGAAAACTATGTCAGACAAAATGCTTTGACTAACTTCGTATATGTGTAATATTCTTTGATATGCTCTTAAAAGGTAACAGTGCACCAGAAATTCTTTTATAAGTATGTTTtgattttactttaaatattatttggggggggggcagagattTCCATTGTGCCTTCAGCACTGTTGTTTCACAGTTGTTTTTGTGGTTCATGGGAGACTGATGGTATCTGTTTAAAATAACTTCTTCCATCTTGGTTATACTTTTTGTCATAgtgtctgtatttttttgttttacaggttGCCATCAAAGACAAACAAGAAGGAATCGAATAAAATTATCATGTTTGGAATGGACTGTAATTCTGATATAGAGGGATATGGCTAGTAGTTGAGTGCTTTATTTAAACCTTCCTTTGTGGCAAAGATTTTCTACTTGTCCcacttgttttttaatttttgacaGCAGCTACAATAGTTTGGGGCTTTTTGGACCATATAGGCAACCTGACAAGAGGATAAAAGTCTTGTTTGATTTGATGGAGAATTCCTTAAAATCACTTTTACTTTTCTAACGGGAACCATAAGGCAAATACTTGTACGAGGCTGCTGACAGGTGTTTGTGTTAGCCCTAGTGACTGTGCTTCCAACATCAGAAGTTACTGAGTGATAAGGGAAGATGAACTCTCCTAgttcctacattttttttttctccaaaaagtcTATGCACTGCCAACTGAActggtattttgttttattaagtGTAATTTCTATAAAACAAATGCACAAATTTTGAAAACTTACAGTAAAAGAAACTGGATGTTTACAATGACTTGATGAGTTGTAACAaactcctccctttttttcttgcatgatAATAGCTGGTCTAGAAAATTTCTTGGTTACATGGGTAACAGTCACTAATACTGCACTATTTCAAAGCACGGGAATGAAACTTTCTGTTACAAGTAACTATGACTTCTTCCAAATGGCTGTTATGTTCACACTAGTTAAAGCAACAAGGTAAGTGAAGGTTGGGTCTGTTATCACATTGTTTATTAGGACTTCAGTCAGCTGCTCCCCGTTTGCTCGAAGCTCTGGCCACTTGAGAATCTAGGAAGAGAACACAGTTCGTTTGTGTAGAAAAGGAACAGTGTTGTGTCTGTAACTTGGAGGATACTAACTACTGTAAGTCCTGGTTTGACAACTGGGTTGTTGTGGAACCTGCTTCCAGAGCAGTGCTATATCCCTACCAACCCGGGCTCCCATTTCTCATGGCAGGACATGCACCTTTATGATAGTCTTACATAGACCTGGGTCTCTCATCTCCTTTTCAAAAGGACTAGGGTTTAATGCAGAAGGATTTCATCTGAAAGGCAAAATTAAAAGCAGCTAGCCCTCACTCCTGTAAGAACTGACTGTTGATTTGGGCAGTACtcctgcaaaaaaaagaaaattgaggaaTGCTAGATCACATCATACCTATATCTAATTATAGGTCAAGACCATGTTCCGGAGTAAGAGTCTTTGTGAAAGTAACTTTATGTTACTGTTCTTTGAATGCCTTCATCATGCAGAGGAATACTACATGCCTAAGACAGGACTGTCTCCAGAGGCCAGGGAAGGACTAAGCAAAAGAGTGGCAAAAGCACATCAAAGCAGCCAGCCCTGTTCTCTGTGCAAGTCTGCCCGCAAACAGCTCTTGAGGTCACCCTCCCCTCGGCAAGTCAGTGAATCAGTATCTGCACACGGGTTAACTGGGTGCAGAAATGACATCTCCTTGTAAGGATGTCACTTTAACCAGCAGTTTTATTATAAAGGGCCATTTTGCTGGGAAGACTTGTCAGGCTGCAGAATGCAAGAGTAAACAGGCTTGCTTTACAGCTCCTTGTTCCTTTCAGAATTGTGTTTCTCTGAGTTTTGAAAGATGGCCTTGGTCACACTCTGGAAAGATTGCTTTTAAAGGAACAAGTCAAAGGTGAATGTTAGAGAAAACAATAGCCCAATTCTGGTGTGAGGCTGCTTAAGAAACTCAGGCCAGGTGGCACCTGTCTGGGCAGCTGCACAGGGGAGAAAGAGAGGCCAGTTCAGTCTCAAAGGGGAAAATGAGACCTACCTGTGTGGGAGGGATTCTCTTGTCTGAGCGTTTTCCCTTTGCAGTACTCCATGCTGTGGTGTAGGTTGAGAGGTTGTACATCCACACACTTCCCTTCTCATCACCACAGAACACATACTCCTTTGCTGTAAGAGCAAAAGAAGAAGCTGGAAAACTACCGTGAAACTGAGAGTGCATTTCTCTTTAAAGTAAAGCCCAAGACAGCGCTGTAAGATCGTAGGAGAGGATGTCACATTTCAACAAAATTCTTTCTAGCACAAAAAAAACCTTAAGTTAATTAGCCTTGAATTGAAACTCAATTTTGTTAGGTAAGTATTTTATTCTAGTAAAGAAAAGCTAGTGATAAATGTTTTGGGGAATCTCTTCTGACTTTTAGACTTTCCAAGGCTGAAACCAATGAGTTGGCTTTGGAAAGCGGACATCAGATGATGTTTGTTCATTCTCTGTTCATCTGAGAGGCCAGTTGCCTTCTGTGTGGAACTCTTACCGGGTCTTTTAGATATATAGTAATATGGTTCTAGGAAAGCTGTATCACCAACCCATGTTCTCTGTATGCCTTAAAGACCGTACAAGGAAGACGATGTTGGCACTGTACAGTCAGTCAGTGTAACACTGTAAGCTGGAACTGTTCCCCCTTCTGTGGGAAATGGTATGCCTGCATTTATACAGTCCTGAACCCAAGCCCTGCTAATACAGCTGCAGAGCTCCCAagtagctgctgctgtgctgtacTGGAGCGTGCAGTGCTGAGTCCAGGACTCCTGCCGCTCATAGGGAGGGCGACTGGAGGCTGTCCCTCAGCATGGCAATGAAATCCAGGCCTGTCTTTGACTACAGGATCCTCCAATATGTgacaggggagggaaaaggaattCTGCTTCATTTAGAACTGTTAAAATAAGTCTTGACAATCATTGCTGTAGCGAGTGGTACAGCCTCAGCTTGCGCAGAGGAGCAGTGCTGCCTACCTGGGCAGGTGCTGAGCGTCAGGTAAGACATGTCGGTCGTGGAC
Protein-coding sequences here:
- the LOC112987347 gene encoding ras GTPase-activating protein 4-like isoform X1 — encoded protein: MARRSSLSIRVVEGRNLPAKDITGSSDPYCIVKIDNEAIVRTATVWKTLSPFWGEEYEVHLQPSFHSVSFYVMDEDALSRDDVIGKVCLTRDMLAEHPKGFSGWLSLSEVDPDEEVQGEIHLRLEVLQSEAGRRLCCTVLEARDLARKDRNGASDPFVRVRYNGKTQESAVVKKSCYPRWNETFEFEVPEAAGEQLCVEVWDWDLVSRNDFLGKVVFNVPGLQAVWQEEGWFRLWPDKSKPREAEGNLGSLQLQVRLRDETVLPSSCYQPLVQLLCQEVKSGPQDGKVHLITLLDETTTAECRQEVAVNLVKLFLGQGLVKEFLDLLFKLELAKPCEPNTLFRSNSLASKSMESFLKVAGMQYLHAVLGPTINRLFEEKKYVELDPSKVEIKDVGCSGLHRVQTESEVIEQSRQHLQSYLGELLAAIAKSAPACPAVVRATFRQLFRRVGERFPEQQHQNVKFIAVTSFLCLRFFSPAIMTPKLFHLREKHADSRTSRTLLLLAKAVQIVGNMEAAVGRAKEAWLAPLQPVLQRGIAQMKDFIAELVGIEEKEELDLQNALTLQTLVVKEGPLFIHKTRGKGPLLSSSSKKLHFSLTSEALSFAKTPSSKQKGGFIALSNIRAAEKVEEKSFGSSHVMQIIYVDEAGQWETAYLQCKCVNELNQWLSALRKACANNPEMLCSYHPGVFRGDKWSCCHQKDKTGLGCDATRHGVTLQEWSDPLDPDMEAQLIFRHLCGLREPMRDKYRELVETEDPPNGPLSPPEEAPLPEGLGRLLAVLRDLEDCHRRARPGPPPAPRPLLELQT
- the LOC112987347 gene encoding ras GTPase-activating protein 4-like isoform X2 yields the protein MARRSSLSIRVVEGRNLPAKDITGSSDPYCIVKIDNEAIVRTATVWKTLSPFWGEEYEVHLQPSFHSVSFYVMDEDALSRDDVIGKVCLTRDMLAEHPKGFSGWLSLSEVDPDEEVQGEIHLRLEVLQSEAGRRLCCTVLEARDLARKDRNGASDPFVRVRYNGKTQESAVVKKSCYPRWNETFEFEVPEAAGEQLCVEVWDWDLVSRNDFLGKVVFNVPGLQAVWQEEGWFRLWPDKSKPREAEGNLGSLQLQVRLRDETVLPSSCYQPLVQLLCQEVKSGPQDGKVHLITLLDETTTAECRQEVAVNLVKLFLGQGLVKEFLDLLFKLELAKPCEPNTLFRSNSLASKSMESFLKVAGMQYLHAVLGPTINRLFEEKKYVELDPSKVEIKDVGCSGLHRVQTESEVIEQSRQHLQSYLGELLAAIAKSAPACPAVVRATFRQLFRRVGERFPEQQHQNVKFIAVTSFLCLRFFSPAIMTPKLFHLREKHADSRTSRTLLLLAKAVQIVGNMEAAVGRAKEAWLAPLQPVLQRGIAQMKDFIAELVGIEEKEELDLQNALTLQTLVVKEGPLFIHKTRGKGPLLSSSSKKLHFSLTSEALSFAKTPSSKKGGFIALSNIRAAEKVEEKSFGSSHVMQIIYVDEAGQWETAYLQCKCVNELNQWLSALRKACANNPEMLCSYHPGVFRGDKWSCCHQKDKTGLGCDATRHGVTLQEWSDPLDPDMEAQLIFRHLCGLREPMRDKYRELVETEDPPNGPLSPPEEAPLPEGLGRLLAVLRDLEDCHRRARPGPPPAPRPLLELQT
- the POLR2J gene encoding DNA-directed RNA polymerase II subunit RPB11-a; its protein translation is MNAPPAFESFLLFEGEKKITINKDTKVPNACLFTINKEDHTLGNIIKSQLLKDPQVLFAGYKVPHPLEHKIIIRVQTTPDYSPQEAFTNAITDLISELSLLEERFRVAIKDKQEGIE